From Mauremys mutica isolate MM-2020 ecotype Southern chromosome 17, ASM2049712v1, whole genome shotgun sequence, one genomic window encodes:
- the TAGLN2 gene encoding transgelin-2: MANRGPAYGLSWEVQQRIDKQYDPELEQILTQWILAQCGSIQPPEPGKEKFQEWLKDGTVLCKLINSLYPKGQWPVANTDPSNKAFKQMEQISQFLRAAEHYGIAPTDIFQTVDLWEGKNMACVQRTLMNLGGLAVTKQDGLFVGDPNWFPKKSQENRRDFSKDKLKEGQNVIGLQMGTNRGASQAGMTGYGMPRQIL; this comes from the exons ATGGCAAACAGGGGACCAGCCTACGGACTCAGCTGGGAGGTTCAGCAGAGGATTGACAAGCAGTACGATCCAGAGCTGGAGCAGATCCTCACCCAGTGGATCCTGGCACAGTGTGGGAGCATCCAGCCGCCTGAGCCTGGGAAAGAGAAATTCCAGGAGTGGTTGAAAGATGGCACA GTGCTCTGCAAACTCATCAACAGCCTCTACCCAAAGGGCCAGTGGCCTGTTGCCAACACTGATCCCTCAAACAAGGCCTTCAAGCAGATGGAGCAGATCTCCCAGTTCCTGCGGGCTGCTGAGCACTATGGCATTGCACCCACTGATATCTTCCAGACTGTGGACCTCTGGGAAG GAAAGAACATGGCCTGTGTGCAGAGGACCCTGATGAACCTGGGGGGTTTGGCTGTCACAAAGCAAGATGGGTTGTTTGTTGGAGACCCCAACTGGTTCCCCAA GAAATCCCAGGAGAACCGCCGTGACTTCTCTAAAGACAAGCTGAAGGAGGGTCAGAATGTGATTGGGCTGCAGATGGGCACCAACCGGGGTGCATCGCAAGCAGGCATGACAGGCTATGGGATGCCACGCCAGATCCTCTGA